GTTGTCGGTAGCGTTTTCGCGATCGAACTTTTATTTCTGAACGGTAGGGAGAAATTGTCCAATTGCAAGACAGTCAGTCTGATCAAGTACTGAAGAAAAAACTGCCTTTACCTGGAGAAATTCCAATCAGCTCCTATCCGCCTTATGTAGCCAGCTTGCTGGAGCATTTGGTGAAGAAAATGTCTTATGCTACGCCTGAGGATATCAATTTTGCCGAACGCGCTTTTTTTGCTGCCTATGAACTGCACAAAGAGCAAAAGCGCAAATCAGGTGAACCCTATATTATTCACCCCTATGAAGTCGCTTTGATTCTGACAGAGCTGAACGCCAGCGGAGAAATGCTGGCTGCCGGTTTTTTACACGATATTCTTGAAGACACCGATTTTACCCATGCAGAAATGAAAGAAGCTTTTGGTGAAACGGTTACCGCCCTGGTGGAAGGGGTTACCAAACTCAGCAAATTTTCTTTTTCTTCAAAAGAAGAACGCCAAGCTGAAAATTTCAGGCGCATGTTTATGGCCATGGCCCAGGATATCCGTGTGGTGATTATCAAATTGGCTGACCGCTTGCACAATATGCGCACCCTGGATCATATGTCAGAAGACAAGCAGCGAAAAATCGCCCAAGAAACGCTCGATATCTTTGCTCCTTTGGCCCACCGTTTGGGGATTGGGCGTTTGAAATGGGAATTGGAAGATCTCTGCTTAAGGTACCTTTATCCAGACTATTATTGGAGCATTGCCCAGTATATTGCCCAAAAACGCCAGGAGCGGGAAGAAGTCATGACGCGTACTTTAACCCAACTCAAGCAAGGGCTTGTCGAAGCGCATACCGATTTCTATATTGAGGGAGATCCTGTTCCCCCTGTTGTGGACGGGAGAAAGCGCACGAAAAAAGTTCAAATCTTTGGTCGACCTAAAAATTTTTATAGTATTTATAATAAAATATCTAAAAAACAAAAAGATTTCAAAGATATTTACGATTATTTTGGAATTCGGGTATTGGTAGAGAGTGAAGCGGATTGCTATGCGGTTTTGGGGCAGGTGCATGCACTTTGGAAACCCATTCCGGGCCGTTTCAAAGATTATATTGCCATGCCCAAACAAAATATGTACCAATCCCTGCACACCACCGTGATCAGCGAAACCGGTCACCCGTTGGAGGTACAGATTCGTACCTTCGATATGGATGGGGTTGCTGAGTTTGGGATTGCTGCGCATTGGAAATACAAGCAAGGCACTGCGAATTTACCCAAGCGCAATAAAAATGATCTTCAGCTCACCTGGTTACGCCAATTGTTGGATTGGCAGAATGACCTCAAAGATGCTGAAGAGTTTATGGCCAACGTCAAAGACGATCTCTTTGAAGAAGATATCTATATTTTTACCCCGCGCGGGGATGTTCATGTCTTGCCCAAAGGGTCAACACCGATTGATTTCGCTTATCGGATTCATACCCAGGTAGGGAATACCTGTGTGGGTTCGAAAATGAATGGTCGCATGATCAGCCTGTCGACTCCCCTTGAAAACGGGGCCCAGGTTGAAATTATGACCTCTAAAAATGGGCAACCCAGTCTGGATTGGATCAACTTCGTAGTTTCGAACCAGGCCAAAAATAATATTCGCAAGTGGTTTAAAAAAGAACGCCGCGAAGACAGTTTGAAACGTGGGAAAGAACTTTTGGAAGCGGAATTCGGCAAAGAAAATTTTGAGCACTATATCCGTTCCAAAACCTTTGAAGAAATGGCCCAGAAATTCAACCGCAACAGCGTTGAGGATTTAATTGCGACGGTCGGTTATGGTGAAATCACGCCCAAGCAATTGCTCAACCGGATTAAAACAGGCCCTTTGAATCCTGCGCTACTTGACGAGGCGATCATTGGCCAAACCGTTTCTCCTGAACGCAAACGCCGCGAAGCCAAAGGCAAAGGGATCATGATTGGCGGAGAGGCGGGGGTCTTGGTCTTTTTCCCGAATTGTTGCCTGCCTGTTCCTGGCGAGCCGATCGTGGGGGTCGTAACCCGCAATAAAGGGGTCGCCGTACATTCCAAAGAATGTCCGAACTTGGGGCAGGTCAATCCGCGCCGCTGTTTGCCCGCCAGTTGGGGCGAAGTTGAGAAAAGTTTTTATCCTGTTGAATTGCAAATTTATACGATTGACAGGCGGGGGCTGCTCAAAGATATTGTGGCGCGTATGTCGGATAATAAGATCAATATTTTAGCTGCCAATGTAATTACGCACCGCGATAAGACGGCAACGATTGATTTGGTGGTTGAAGTTGTGGATATCAAGCAATTACAGGCTATTATTCAAAAAATAAGGGCGATGAGTGATGTTTTGAATGTGGTTAGAATTGTCAAAACATCCAAGGCGATCAAACAGATGACATCCAAAAATGAACAGAAGAAAACCGGAAAATAACCAGCAAAGCGCGATTCTCTGACGTAAAGTGCTGCCCGGATAGTATACTAAGACCAGGAAACTCCCGGAGGACAGGTGCTGATGAGTCAGATTTCAAAAAATGAACGGCATGAGCTTGAGATTGAAGAAGTCGAAAAAGACAAATTGAGCAGCCGGGTTCGCAAGGTCCGCTCGCAGGGCAAACCCCTTGAGAATTTTGAACAGGTGGTTGAAAAAGCGCAGGAAATCGCGCGCAAAGTGAGCTATCTGGATGAAGATTTGCGCTTGGTTGAACAGGATCAGGCGCATGAAGTGGTTACCCTGCGCAGTGATGAGCCCCAAACGGCTCCGGGGGAATTGGAATATTACCAGGTTGAAGTCAGCAAAGATGGAGCAACCCAGTTGGAGCGTAAGCGCTATAAAAGTGAAGAAACCGAAACTGAAAATGTTGATTTCGTGATCTCAGAGAAGAATCTTGAGCGTTTGGGCAAAGATCTCAAGGGAAAATGAATCAAACCTTCCTGAAGCAGCACAGTTCAGGTTTTCAATTTAAGCTTCATCCTAAAAATACCGGCTATTCGATCAGTTTGGGGCCAGATACCGTTTATTCATTTGATCCCGAAGACCGTTTGATTTGGGTTTACCAATCTGGAACAGGTTATCAAAGGGGCTTAAGCGGCGCTGTTTTGGCAAAGACCCGCAATAGTCAGGGGAAAAAACGCTGGCTGCTGAATCTTGAAGAGCAGGCCAGGCTCTTTCAAAAGGTTTTGGCTGATCTGAATACCCTCCATGCTCTGATCGAACCGCATGAGCAGGCTGTTATTGAAAAATTGCTTGCAAAAAATGGCGAGGCTCTGGCGTCTGAGAGTTTAAGCTTCCAAGCGATCTACCGTCCGATCAGTATTCTTCCTCCCGATCAGTATTCAGCGATTGTGGTTCAGGCTGCAGAAGGCTGTTCCTGGAACCGCTGCCATTTTTGTAATTTTTACAAGGATCGTCGCTTTCGGATTAAATCAGAAACCGAATTTATTGAGCATTTGCAGGCGGTTTCGAATTATCTGGGAAAAAGTGCTCTCACCCGCAAAGGCCTGTTTTTGGCAGATGGGGATGCCTTGATGATCCCACAGCCCCACCTGCTCAAACTAATCGCTGATATGCAACAGGTTTTTCCAGGAAGGCCTTGGTATAGTTTCATGGATGCTTTTCGCCCTCAAGCCAAGCAGATTTCAGATTATCAAAGGCTGGCTGAAACAGGATTGAAACGGGTTTATCTGGGCATTGAAAGTGGCTATGGCCCCTTGTTATCGCTTTTAAACAAACCAGGAGATCCCGAGCTGATGTTGACTGAAGTTTTACGTTTGAAAGAAGCGGGGCTTCAGGTCGGCTTGATTCTGATGATCGGCATAGGCGGCAGGCAGATGGCCGCAGAGCATCTCAGTGAAAGCTTAAAGTTTTTAGACGCCTTGCCCTTGGACAAAGGGGATATTGTTTATCTTTCTGAATTCATTGAACACCCGGATCAACCCTATCACCAGCAAGCACTGGAACAGGGGATCACGCCCCTCTCAGAACAAGAAATTCAAACTCAAATCCAGGCTTTTAAGCAGGGGTTGCGGCATAGTTTGGCCCAGGTTTCTCCCTATCATTTGATGGAATATATTTACTGAAACTAAACTGTTTGGACCAACTGATCGTGTCTTGTGAGGGCTCAATCGCCTGATGAGGATCCCGCAGCAAGAGATTTTCGACCCCCCAGGTTTTTTCAACTTTGAATGCTTGAAAGTTTTGGCCGGGTTTAACGGGGATTTGGCTCATGGCGTATTCAGTCAGACTGGTGATCGTCAGACTGGGATTGACCCCCAAATTGACGGGGATCATCGAACCATCGCAGACCCACATATTCTGGTAACCATAAACGCGACAGCTTAAATCAACCACTCCTTCCTGGGGAGATTGTCCAATGGCGCATCCGCCCAGGATATGGGCGGTGGTGGGAATATCCAAAAGCACTTCGTTGATGGCGGAGCCGGGTATGGCATTCATTTTTTCTGCCATGGTACGGGCAAATTGATTGGCCAAGGGGATATACGAAGGGGCTTTTTCTCCTTGCTCGGGTGCTGAGGTAAGATGCGCGCCAAAGGGCCATTTCCAACGGGCTTTGAGTTTTACCTTGAGAGAATTATCAAGGGTTTGCATAAAGAGTAGAATAATGCTTTGGCGGGCAAAGCCCACAGGGGAAAGAATCTGAAGAAAATCGCGGGGGTGTTTGAGGATATTCTGCAGAAATCTGATCTGTCGGGGCAGTTTTCCTCCGCCATCGGTCAGAAGGGTTGCGAGCAGGCCCATGGCATCAGAACCAGCAGGGTAGCGAACAGGTTCAATATGGCTGTGTGCGTCAGGATAAACGCTGGAGGTGATCGCCACCCCCTGGGAAAAATCGGCTTCAGGGTCGCGGGAGGTGACCCCCAAAATGGCTTCTGAATTGGTGCGCACCGTGTGCCCCAATTGCTCAGAGAGTCTGGGCAAATGCCCTTGGGTTTTCATTTTGAGCAAGAGTTTGAGCGTTCCCAAGACACCGGCCGACAAGACCAAATTTTTTGTTTGATAAGCTTTTCTCGGCGTACCCAGGGGATGGGTACTGCAGCGGGTGCGTAAGCTATAGCCCAGCGAGCCATCGCCTGAAAGAGGGATGATTTCTTCAACCCGGGTTTCAGGGATAATTTCGACCCCCAGTTTTTCAGCCAGAAAGAGATAGTTTTTTACCAGGGTATTTTTGGCGCCGACCCGACAGCCCACCATACAGGCTCCGCAATGGGTGCAGCCTGTTCTTTCGGGGCCATCCCCCTCGAAATAGGGATCCGGATGGGTTTTTCCTTCTTCACCGAAATACACCCCGACGGGAGTGGTTTGAAAGCTCTCTCCTGCCTGAAATTCTTCGGCGCTTTTGCGCAAAAAATCATCAGCAGGCCAAAGACGAGGGTTGGGGGTCACACCCAACATTTTTTTTGCGAGTTCGAAAAAAGGCAATAAACCTTCTTTTCCACCCAAAGCTTGGATCAATGGGTTCTCAAAGAATGAATCGGGGGGAATATACAGGGTATTGGCATAGACCAG
The sequence above is drawn from the bacterium (Candidatus Blackallbacteria) CG13_big_fil_rev_8_21_14_2_50_49_14 genome and encodes:
- a CDS encoding radical SAM protein; the protein is MNQTFLKQHSSGFQFKLHPKNTGYSISLGPDTVYSFDPEDRLIWVYQSGTGYQRGLSGAVLAKTRNSQGKKRWLLNLEEQARLFQKVLADLNTLHALIEPHEQAVIEKLLAKNGEALASESLSFQAIYRPISILPPDQYSAIVVQAAEGCSWNRCHFCNFYKDRRFRIKSETEFIEHLQAVSNYLGKSALTRKGLFLADGDALMIPQPHLLKLIADMQQVFPGRPWYSFMDAFRPQAKQISDYQRLAETGLKRVYLGIESGYGPLLSLLNKPGDPELMLTEVLRLKEAGLQVGLILMIGIGGRQMAAEHLSESLKFLDALPLDKGDIVYLSEFIEHPDQPYHQQALEQGITPLSEQEIQTQIQAFKQGLRHSLAQVSPYHLMEYIY
- a CDS encoding cholesterol oxidase — encoded protein: MAPQYDFMIIGSGFGGSVSALRLAQKGYKVALLESGKRWQDQDFPKTNWTLKKFLWMPRLGLYGIQRLNLLKDVLILSGAGVGGGSLVYANTLYIPPDSFFENPLIQALGGKEGLLPFFELAKKMLGVTPNPRLWPADDFLRKSAEEFQAGESFQTTPVGVYFGEEGKTHPDPYFEGDGPERTGCTHCGACMVGCRVGAKNTLVKNYLFLAEKLGVEIIPETRVEEIIPLSGDGSLGYSLRTRCSTHPLGTPRKAYQTKNLVLSAGVLGTLKLLLKMKTQGHLPRLSEQLGHTVRTNSEAILGVTSRDPEADFSQGVAITSSVYPDAHSHIEPVRYPAGSDAMGLLATLLTDGGGKLPRQIRFLQNILKHPRDFLQILSPVGFARQSIILLFMQTLDNSLKVKLKARWKWPFGAHLTSAPEQGEKAPSYIPLANQFARTMAEKMNAIPGSAINEVLLDIPTTAHILGGCAIGQSPQEGVVDLSCRVYGYQNMWVCDGSMIPVNLGVNPSLTITSLTEYAMSQIPVKPGQNFQAFKVEKTWGVENLLLRDPHQAIEPSQDTISWSKQFSFSKYIPSNDREKPGPNYAATPA
- a CDS encoding (p)ppGpp synthetase, translated to MQDSQSDQVLKKKLPLPGEIPISSYPPYVASLLEHLVKKMSYATPEDINFAERAFFAAYELHKEQKRKSGEPYIIHPYEVALILTELNASGEMLAAGFLHDILEDTDFTHAEMKEAFGETVTALVEGVTKLSKFSFSSKEERQAENFRRMFMAMAQDIRVVIIKLADRLHNMRTLDHMSEDKQRKIAQETLDIFAPLAHRLGIGRLKWELEDLCLRYLYPDYYWSIAQYIAQKRQEREEVMTRTLTQLKQGLVEAHTDFYIEGDPVPPVVDGRKRTKKVQIFGRPKNFYSIYNKISKKQKDFKDIYDYFGIRVLVESEADCYAVLGQVHALWKPIPGRFKDYIAMPKQNMYQSLHTTVISETGHPLEVQIRTFDMDGVAEFGIAAHWKYKQGTANLPKRNKNDLQLTWLRQLLDWQNDLKDAEEFMANVKDDLFEEDIYIFTPRGDVHVLPKGSTPIDFAYRIHTQVGNTCVGSKMNGRMISLSTPLENGAQVEIMTSKNGQPSLDWINFVVSNQAKNNIRKWFKKERREDSLKRGKELLEAEFGKENFEHYIRSKTFEEMAQKFNRNSVEDLIATVGYGEITPKQLLNRIKTGPLNPALLDEAIIGQTVSPERKRREAKGKGIMIGGEAGVLVFFPNCCLPVPGEPIVGVVTRNKGVAVHSKECPNLGQVNPRRCLPASWGEVEKSFYPVELQIYTIDRRGLLKDIVARMSDNKINILAANVITHRDKTATIDLVVEVVDIKQLQAIIQKIRAMSDVLNVVRIVKTSKAIKQMTSKNEQKKTGK